In Myxococcales bacterium, a single genomic region encodes these proteins:
- a CDS encoding HesA/MoeB/ThiF family protein yields MSTSRSAARVLLVGAGGIGAPAALVLARAGIGTLGVVDDDRVERSNLHRQVLYREADVGTPKLDALREGLRRFGLAGVALEAHATRLLPANAAKLAQAYDVVLEGADNFPTKFLVADACRWVGRPVVHASALGLVGTVLSVSTSGAPCYRCLFEDVPEGDAPNCATAGVVGPLVGLVAALAADLALGFVDGRAVGGTLVQVNRLDLRRRAVPLRRGCALCANARAFDPQDAARYVAPRCAS; encoded by the coding sequence ATGTCGACGTCGCGCAGCGCCGCCCGCGTGCTCCTCGTTGGCGCCGGCGGCATAGGTGCTCCCGCGGCGCTCGTCCTCGCGCGCGCCGGCATCGGCACGCTCGGCGTGGTCGACGACGATCGCGTCGAGCGCTCCAACCTGCATCGCCAGGTCCTCTACCGAGAGGCCGACGTCGGCACCCCGAAGCTCGACGCGCTCCGCGAGGGCCTCCGCCGCTTCGGTCTCGCGGGCGTCGCCCTCGAGGCCCACGCGACGCGGCTCCTTCCAGCCAACGCCGCGAAGCTCGCCCAGGCTTACGACGTGGTGCTTGAGGGCGCGGACAATTTTCCCACGAAGTTTCTCGTGGCCGACGCCTGCCGTTGGGTGGGCCGGCCCGTGGTGCACGCGTCCGCGCTTGGCCTCGTGGGCACGGTCCTCTCGGTGTCCACGAGCGGGGCGCCTTGTTACCGCTGCCTCTTCGAAGACGTCCCCGAAGGAGATGCGCCCAACTGCGCGACGGCCGGCGTCGTGGGCCCGCTCGTCGGCCTCGTCGCGGCGCTCGCGGCGGACCTGGCGCTGGGCTTTGTCGATGGCCGCGCCGTCGGCGGGACGCTCGTCCAGGTGAATCGCCTCGACCTGCGGCGCCGCGCGGTCCCGCTACGACGCGGCTGCGCGCTGTGCGCGAACGCGCGCGCCTTCGATCCACAAGACGCCGCGCGCTACGTGGCCCCAAGGTGCGCCTCGTGA